The following are encoded together in the Glycine soja cultivar W05 chromosome 5, ASM419377v2, whole genome shotgun sequence genome:
- the LOC114413354 gene encoding uncharacterized protein LOC114413354: MGFAMQCSSYGTCISICVPHRFPQTPLSFHVPAYHWNRFKSARKNQRMMVLCSVDDRSNNLGSQRKRKIVEHVCLLKAKQDLSEDEENDMLDYLYTTQYQMGGVVAISLGRISAPNPERYTHALFMRFQKKENLEKFYDNPFYLKVLKDHVMTYCHGLTNVDYESEVADEMLSIFRKGEEFNHGVEFVLLISFNEDALGNQAEHALASLASMMLESPSLIVQFTHGLNFSPSSKEYTHGVVIRFRSVEAFEIFINSKEYKNAWHYKFQPIVHKSFSLHFSVDPVGTEIM, translated from the exons ATGGGTTTCGCGATGCAATGCTCAAGCTATGGCACTTGTATTTCTATTTGTGTCCCTCATCGATTCCCCCAAACCCCTCTATCTTTTCACG TTCCAGCTTATCACTGGAACCGATTCAAGAGTGCGCGAAAGAATCAGAGGATGATGGTTCTTTGTAGCGTGGACGACCGGAGCAACAACCTAGGTTCCCAGAGGAAAAG AAAAATTGTGGAACACGTTTGTCTCCTCAAAGCAAAGCAGGATTTATCTGAAGACGAAGAGAACGACATGCTTGATTACTTGTACACAACGCAGTACCAAATGGGTGGTGTTGTTGCAATTTCATTAG GGcgcatttctgctccaaatcctGAGCGCTACACGCATGCTCTCTTTATGCGGTTTCAGAAGAAGGAAAACCTTGAAAAGTTTTATGATAATCCCTTTTACTTGAAGGTTCTCAAGGACCATGTAATGACTTACTGCCAT GGATTGACTAATGTGGATTATGAATCGGAAGTGGCAGACGAAATGCTTTCCATATTTCGCAAAGGAGAG GAGTTCAACCATGGAGTGGAGTTTGTGCTTCTGATATCATTTAATGAGGATGCACTGGGTAACCAGGCAGAGCATGCATTAGCCTCTCTGGCATCAATGATGTTGGAATCTCCTTCCTTGATAGTCCAATTTACACATG GTTTGAATTTTAGTCCAAGCTCTAAGGAATATACTCATGGAGTTGTGATTCGATTTCGATCAG TTGAGGCATTTGAGATATTTATAAACAGCAAAGAGTACAAAAAT GCATGGCATTATAAGTTCCAGCCTATTGTCCACAAATCTTTTTCTCTTCACTTCTCTGTTGATCCAGTGGGAACTGAAATTATGTAG
- the LOC114413353 gene encoding general transcription factor IIE subunit 2-like yields MALQEKLDKFKKQQEKCQTTLSSIAASKAAATQKSAAHGSANGRNAAPAVKFSNDTERLQHINSIRKAPVGAQMKRVIDLLLETRQAFTPEQINGACYVDMKANKDVFENLRKNPKVNYDGQRFSYKSKYGLKDKTELLQLIRKYPEGLAVIDLKDAYPTVMEDLQALKAAGQIWLLSNFDSQEDIAYPNDPKVHIKVDDDLKQLFRSIELPRDMIDIEKDLQKNGMKPATNTAQRRSAAQIQGISSKPKPKKKKSEISKRTKLTNAHLPELFQTLNSS; encoded by the exons atggcGTTGCAGGAGAAGCTAGACAAGTTCAAGAAGCAGCAAGAGAAGTGCCAAACGACACTTTCGAGCATTGCAGCTAGTAAGGCCGCGGCAACCCAAAAATCCGCCGCTCATGGCTCGGCCAATGGAAGAAACGCGGCCCCTGCGGTTAAGTTTTCGAACGACACAGAGAGGCTTCAGCATATTAATAGCATTCGCAAGGCCCCTGTGGGTGCTCAGATGAAGCGTGTTATTGATCTCCTTCTAGAG ACACGACAAGCTTTTACACCAGAGCAGATAAATGGGGCATGCTATGTCGACATGAAGGCTAACAAAGATGTCTTTGAGAATCTGAGGAAAAACCCAAAAGTGAACTATGATGGGCAACGATTCTCTTACAAG TCAAAGTATGGTCTTAAGGACAAAACAGAGCTTCTTCAACTGATACGAAAGTATCCCGAGGGCCTCGCTGTTATTGACCTAAAGGATGCTTACCCCACCGTGATGGAAGATTTGCAG GCTTTGAAAGCTGCAGGGCAGATTTGGCTGCTATCCAACTTCGATTCACAGGAAGACATTGCCTACCCTAACGACCCCAAAGTGCACATTAAGGTGGATGATGACCTGAAACAGCTTTTCCGCAGTATTGAATTGCCTCGTGATATGATTGATATAGAAAAGGATCTTCAAAAGAATGGAATGAAGCCTGCTACCAACACTGCACAGAGGAGGAGTGCAGCTCAAATTCAAGGCATTTCTTCCAAGCCCAAgcctaagaagaagaagagtgaaATCAGCAAGAGAACGAAGCTTACCAATGCCCATCTTCCAGAGCTCTTTCAGACTTTAAACAGTTCCTGA